A region from the Branchiostoma lanceolatum isolate klBraLanc5 chromosome 2, klBraLanc5.hap2, whole genome shotgun sequence genome encodes:
- the LOC136428589 gene encoding LOW QUALITY PROTEIN: protein tyrosine phosphatase domain-containing protein 1-like (The sequence of the model RefSeq protein was modified relative to this genomic sequence to represent the inferred CDS: deleted 1 base in 1 codon) yields the protein MSSQPGEIKWTPSAMSMPAIHPVNAPTAKYNKISEQLRHVTPGHIQCSMFCGGKGCKYENPAKWPAKDQAVKGLYSSWVTDDILAMARPSTEIITKYEIIEQFKEQGIKSVVNLQRPFEHASCGNALEPESGFTYLPQDFMENDIYFYNFGWKDYGVASLGTILDMVKVMSFAMEEGKVAIHCHAGLGRTGVLIGCYLVWAKRLNPHEAIHFVREKRSNSIQTRGQIQCIQEFSQYIRPLRVIFPSQDPISSPFTFNQYLSRQRRYLHGFEGRELKYIPKIVDVVCKLLAAKAHVTSVVGSHSSLRRTLSKEEVVEAIKECAPAAFDNTEEDASPDSTTISALSLEEVPSQLANNLPNVSKDSLHPDQGQPRASRALSQSHIEDMLPTRREESTEQEDSNKDITGKKSESDPASPPSDNSVVDHAPGGGDATTAKTNTANASQQQQQSLGEETTSSDSNYSSTSDLGKEASTSTSLPGGSTENGSTKPRLKKKKSTLQRLKEDRRKRKSVSEEMSIEKKEPIALSPRHLMSAAEKVATALAFNMSLDPNVKQEVEVWQAELNEDDAAWERLKVEKSPRVLSCLMWSWLEELKEPVLSDKDISNLVEMADNPHEALEQLEKGHRHTVKHVLKTIAKLPNLSPAVEEKILARLIVAFTKQANPKQAGGDAAPQTELAEKVKLMEFLKRVVLSEKQKLVEKKNSATSVNSSKTDDLCTDKASRVEKEKATENEEEDAEETLEEFAVSTQGDKNDDEKETAKETASHISDEDDEQRLQNKRPESSDEDAGSNQDQEKSEVQETLGKMVHKERLEAEEDSTSSSEEIADVSRLTAKTADEESLSKNVEDGD from the exons ATGTCATCCCAACCAGGAGAAATCAAGTGGACACCGTCAGCAATGTCCATGCCTGCCATACACCCAGTCAACGCTCCGACTGCCAAGTACAACAAGATATCCGAGCAGCTACGCCATGTTACACCTGGCCACATCCAGTGCTCAATGTTCTGCGGAGGGAAGGGATGCAAATACGAGAACCCCGCAAAATGGCCGGCTAAAGATCAAGCTGTGAAAGGGCTCTACTCTTCGTGGGTCACCGATGATATCCTGGCCATGGCGAGGCCTTCAACGGAGATCATTACAAAATACGAAATCATCGAACAGTTCAAGGAGCAAGGTATCAAATCTGTGGTGAACCTACAGAGGCCATTTGAACACGCCAGCTGTGGCAATGCACTGGAACCAGAAAGCGGCTTCACCTATCTCCCCCAGGACTTCATGGAGAACGACATCTACTTCTACAACTTTGGCTGGAAAGACTACGGTGTCGCGTCACTGGGCACCATCCTGGACATGGTCAAGGTCATGTCGTTTGCAATGGAGGAGGGCAAGGTGGCCATTCACTGTCACGCGGGGCTGGGGCGGACGGGTGTTCTCATTGGCTGCTACTTGGTCTGGGCAAAACGACTCAACCCCCACGAGGCCATCCACTTTGTGAGGGAGAAGAGGTCCAACTCCATCCAAACCAGGGGGCAGATCCAGTGTATACAGGAGTTCTCCCAGTACATCCGCCCTCTCAGAGTCATctttccgtcccaggacccaATCTCTTCTCCCTTCACCTTCAACCAGTATCTCAGCAGGCAGAGACGTTACCTGCACGGCTTTGAAGGTCGAGAGCTGAAGTACATCCCCAAGATTGTAGACGTTGTCTGCAAGTTGCTGGCTGCAAAAGCTCACGTAACTAGCGTCGTGGGAAGCCATAGCAGTCTGCGCCGGACTCTCTCAAAGGAAGAAGTT GTTGAAGCAATCAAGGAGTGTGCCCCCGCTGCATTTGATAACACCGAAGAAGATGCCAGCCCGGACAGCACCACCATCTCAGCATTGTCTCTCGAAGAGGTGCCTTCACAGCTTGCTAATAACTTGCCAAATGTTAGTAAGGATTCTCTGCATCCGGATCAAGGGCAGCCTCGTGCGTCGAGAGCTCTCAGCCAGTCACACATAGAGGACATGTTACCAACAAGGCGAGAGGAAAGTACTGAGCAAGAGGATTCTAACAAAGATATCACAGGAAAGAAATCAGAATCTGATCCTGCATCACCACCTTCTGACAACTCTGTTGTAGACCATGCCCCAGGGGGTGGGGACGCAACAACCGCAAAAACAAATACTGCCAATGCctcacaacagcaacaacaaagcTTAGGTGAGGAGACGACCTCCTCAGACAGCAACTATAGCAGCACCTCTGATCTGGGCAAGGAGGCCTCTACTTCTACTTCGTTGCCGGGAGGATCTACTGAGAATGGATCCACTAAGCCGAgactgaaaaagaagaagagcaCCTTGCAGAGATTGAAGGAAGATCGAAGGAAAAGAAAGTCGGTGAGCGAGGAGATGAGCATTGAGAAGAAGGAGCCTATAGCGCTGTCACCAAGACACTTGATGTCTGCAGCAGAGAAGGTAGCCACTGCCTTGGCTTTCAACATGTCGTTAGACCCAAATGTTAAGCAGGAAGTGGAGGTTTGGCAAGCAGAACTAAACGAAGACGATGCCGCATGGGAGAGGCTTAAGGTGGAGAAGTCTCCACGAGTTCTGAGCTGCCTGATGTGGTCATGGCTTGAAGAGTTAAAGGAGCCTGTCCTAAGCGACAAAGACATCAGTAATCTAGTCGAGATGGCAGACAATCCTCATGAAGCACTCGAACAGCTGGAAAAAGGACACAGGCACACAGTGAAACACGTCCTGAAAACCATCGCTAAGCTACCCAACCTCTCCCCAGCTGTTGAGGAGAAGATTCTAGCCCGTCTCATTGTTGCCTTTACCAAGCAAGCTAACCCAAAGCAAGCTGGTGGGGATGCAGCGCCGCAAACTGAGCTTGCAGAAAAAGTCAAACTCATGGAGTTTTTAAAGAGAGTGGTCCTGTCTGAAAAGCAGAAGCTTGTTGAGAAGAAGAATTCAGCTACCTCGGTAAACAGTAGCAAAACAGATGATCTGTGCACTGACAAGGCGTCAAGAGTTGAGAAGGAGAAAGCAACTGAAAATGAAGAGGAAGATGCAGAAGAGACATTAGAGGAATTTGCTGTCTCTACACAAGGAGACAAAAACGATGACGAAAAAGAGACCGCAAAGGAAACAGCATCCCACATCtctgatgaggatgatgaacAACGTCTCCAGAACAAAAGACCAGAAAGCAGTGATGAAGATGCAGGCAGCAACCAGGACCAGGAAAAATCAGAGGTTCAGGAGACTTTGGGAAAGATGGTCCACAAAGAACGTCTTGAGGCAGAGGAAGACTCGACCTCTTCCTCTGAAGAGATAGCAGATGTCTCGAGACTGACAGCCAAGACTGCTGATGAAGAGAGTCTCTCCAAGAATGTAGAAGATGGTGACTAA